ATTGctaattctaattttatttctttGTGATAATTTCTTATGATCATTTTCGAAgattttattctctatatttttcTCTCCCATATACATCTCATAGTTTGGTTTTTGTTCATGAATGCATTTATATTCAGCCTTATTTATTTGTAGTTTGGCAAATTTTCTTCGGagaatcatttatttttttgtgatCTTACTTAAAGAATGTTATTGCATTACTTGTATACACGAAACTTAATTTGCATAATTTCCTTGCGAGGTGTTTTTTTCCATGTCTATGATAAAGGCAAAGCATATAAAGATTTTCAATACCCCTCCTACAATGTGGTTGACTAAAATATTTATTGTACGCAATACTAAATACTGGATCAAAtcattataaatatcaaatatatttacaatttcttaGCAGAATATTTTGTTTTGCTAGGATTcgtgaaaagggaactttttttttcctccgtgactaattaaacatatatattctCATCCAATAGTGGTGGAAGCGGTTTAGGAGGCAGCTTTGGAGGTCACGGAGGGGGCCTTGGAAGTAGCTTTGGAGGTCACGGAGGCGGCCTTGGCCTTGGAAGCCACGGAGGAGGTCTCGGAGGTGGCCTTGGAAGTAGCTTTGGAGGTCACGGAGGAGGTCTTGGAGGTGGCCTTGGAGGTCACGGAGGTGGTCTTGGAGGTGGCCTTGGAAGTAGCTTTGGAGGTCACGGAGGAGGTCTTGGAGGTGGCCTTGGAGGTCACGGAGGTGGCCTTGGAAGTAGCTTTGGAGGTCACGGAGGAGGTCTTGGAGGTGGCCTTGGAGGTCACGGAGGTGGTCTTGGAGGTAGCCATGGAAGTAGCTTTGGAGGTCACGGAGGAGGCCTTGGAGGCCATGGGGGTAGCCTTGGAGGTCACGGAGGTGGCGGATTCGGCAACAGACCATTTGGGGGTGGTGGAAGTTACGGACACAGGCCTCAAAGTTACGGCAAATAGAAGACTTTCCGCAAACCGACAGCCTATTGGACTGAATAAGCGACGAAAAGGCGATGCAATGAATACCAGGAAAATGGGAGACCTAGATTGCTGGACTGTGATCTACTGTCTGGATCATCAAAATCCTCCAAGCACAGTCTTTTGGAAAATCAGTTTTACTGTTTTATGGTTTGGCAAggtttttctaataaaaattcttTAAGTAGAATAACTTAATTTTCATTGAATACCCAAATGAAGACAAGATGATACTGATTCATATCCTATGAAGGAATTAATGTTGACATGTTATGAAAAGATGTAGATGATATGTACTGATTATACTTTGTATCTCTTGAGTGCTGGAAACTAAGCAGATATCTTGCAAATTATAACAGTAAAATACTTAGAGCAGAAAATGTTCTTTATTTTTAAGTGAATTGTGAGAAGTTATTAAATGGGACAGAATATTTTCTGAAATCTACTCCTAGCAACCAAGGTAGCTAACTCTTTCAATGCATTAACCCTTCGAGTACAAACCCCTCAACAAAAGATTTAGCACTCAAGTCCAAGGCCTTTTTGGGAAATTTTACTCGACTCATCTTAGCACACATATTCAAGGAAGGACTTAACAACAATTATCGTATAGCTGAAACATTTCCCTTCCATTGATAGGTATTAGTTAAgatagggcatcagccacccgttgagatactactgctagaattaTTGATTCATTTGACTGattagacagtactgcattggatccatctctgttgttacaccgaatagtctggactattctttccacattctcctgtcatcATACACaggacaacacttagattaccaaacaattcttttgcactcaaagggttaactactgaactgtaattgttcagtgtctactttcctcttggttagagtaaaagagagactttctctatatgagcagctcttctaggagaaggacacttcaaattcaaactattgttctctagtcttgggtagtgccatagcctctgtaccatgattttacactgactttgggtagagttctcttgcttgag
The DNA window shown above is from Palaemon carinicauda isolate YSFRI2023 chromosome 37, ASM3689809v2, whole genome shotgun sequence and carries:
- the LOC137629011 gene encoding uncharacterized protein isoform X1, with product MIGLRSQVAFLVATLALVSCVSALPSRGRGRGSKHYSRPYGSSGGSGLGGSFGGHGGGLGSSFGGHGGGLGLGSHGGGLGGGLGSSFGGHGGGLGGGLGGHGGGLGGGLGSSFGGHGGGLGGGLGGHGGGLGSSFGGHGGGLGGGLGGHGGGLGGSHGSSFGGHGGGLGGHGGSLGGHGGGGFGNRPFGGGGSYGHRPQSYGK
- the LOC137629011 gene encoding uncharacterized protein isoform X3, with the protein product MIGLRSQVAFLVATLALVSCVSALPSRGRGRGSKHYSRPYGSSGGSGLGGSFGGHGGGLGSSFGGHGGGLGLGSHGGGLGGGLGSSFGGHGGGLGGGLGGHGGGLGGGLGSSFGGHGGGLGGGLGGHGGGLGSSFGGHGGGLGGGLGGHGGGLGGHGGGGFGNRPFGGGGSYGHRPQSYGK
- the LOC137629011 gene encoding uncharacterized protein isoform X4, with the translated sequence MIGLRSQVAFLVATLALVSCVSALPSRGRGRGSKHYSRPYGSSGGSGLGGSFGGHGGGLGSSFGGHGGGLGLGSHGGGLGGGLGSSFGGHGGGLGGHGGGLGSSFGGHGGGLGGGLGGHGGGLGGSHGSSFGGHGGGLGGHGGSLGGHGGGGFGNRPFGGGGSYGHRPQSYGK
- the LOC137629011 gene encoding uncharacterized protein isoform X2, whose translation is MIGLRSQVAFLVATLALVSCVSALPSRGRGRGSKHYSRPYGSSGGSGLGGSFGGHGGGLGSSFGGHGGGLGLGSHGGGLGGGLGSSFGGHGGGLGGGLGGHGGGLGGHGGGLGSSFGGHGGGLGGGLGGHGGGLGGSHGSSFGGHGGGLGGHGGSLGGHGGGGFGNRPFGGGGSYGHRPQSYGK